The window CGGGCCATTTGATCTGGAGGTCTTCACCCTGGACGATCAGGTGACCCTCATCCAGGCAGGAGAGGTGGTGTGGAGTCAGGCTTTCGAAAAAGGCCCCATCCCTGAAACGTGGCGGTCCCTGTTGCCCCTGACCACAGAGCACTTCGTGACCGAGCAACCTGCAAGCCTTGCCCGCCACCTCAAGGAATGGAGCACCCGTGATTTGAATGCGGCCACCTGGATGGTGCCCCTGAACTCCAGGCAGGTTCTTGCGGTCACGGTCCTGCAATTGAAAGAAGAAGCCCTGTGGGGACCTCTGCTGCTGCTCTCTGTCTCCATGCTGCTGGCCTGGACCCTGTGGGTGCTGCTGCCCGCTCTGGCTGGATCGGTGCTGGTCTCCAGCTGGCTGGCAGGCCGGGATTCGAAGCGGCTGAACACCGAACTGAAGCGAATCTCCAGCAGGTTCCAGCAGACACCGGATTTCCACTCGTCTGGTGCGGTGGCGCAAGAAGGGGTTCAGGAATTGGGCCACCTGGAACTGGAACTCAACCAGATCGGACAGCAGTTTCATGAGACCCTGAAAGGTCTGCAGCAGCAGATGGGGCAGCAACAGGATTTCATGCACAGCATCTCGCATGACCTCAGAACGCCCCTCAGCCACATTCTGGCGTTCAGTGAGGATTTGCAATACCGCCTGCAGGAAAGCCCTCTGCAGAGAAAAGCCCACATCATTCACCGGGAGGCCCTGGCCCTGAACCACATGGTCAGTGATGTTTTTGATGTCCTGCGCTTTGATCAGCCTGAATTCCGCCTGCAGTTCAGGCCTGTTTTGCTCTCGGATCTGCTGGAGCATCAGGTGGAAAGGTTTCAACCCATGGCCCAGTCTAGAAACGTTCACCTCAGGTGCGTTCCAGTGCCGCACCCGGTGCAGGTGATGGCCGACCCGGAGCGTCTGGGTCAGGTGCTGGGGAACCTTCTCAGCAATGCACTGCGGCACACCCCACCCGGAGGCACCATCGAGCTTGATCTGGATTTCACCCCTGAAGACCTTCAAATCCAGGTCAGGGACACCGGGACGGGCATCGCTCCAGAACACCTGCCGCATCTGTTCCAGCGCTTTTACAGGGCAGAGGGGCCCTCTGCAGAACGGCATTCCGGTCTGGGGCTCACCATCTGCAGACAGCTTGTGGAAAAGATGGATGGGCACATCTCTGTCCGCAGTGTGCTGGGTGTGGGCAGCACGTTTACCGTGCATTTCCCCATCAAAGAAAACACCGGGTAGAGGTCTGAACAAACAAAAACCCGGACCTTGAAGGTCCGGGTGTGTCATTGAAGTCGCTTACCAGCGGCTTTGACGCTGGGGACGGCTGTTGTTGCCGCCTTCGGGTGCAGCTTTGGTCACCACAATGTTTTTGGCTTGTGGGCCTTTGCCACGTTGACCTTCTTCCACTTCGAATTCGACTTCGTCGCCTTCGTTCAGTTTGCGGAAGCCCTGGCTCTTAATAGCACTGTAATGAGCGAACACGTCGGGGTGACCGGGGTGCTCGATGAATCCAAATCCTTTTTCTGCGTTAAACCACTTGACTCGACCTACAGGCATACTTTGCTCCTCTACCTTCCAAGAAAAAGCGACGCACAACCTAAACCTTGTGCGCCCTTCGTTGTTGCGTACTTGGAAGTACAGTCATTATCACTGAAAGCCCGCTGGTGAAATGAACCATTGCTTACAAAGCAGCCTCAGAAGAAGCTCACCCACCATGATTGCAGCAGTGCGGCAGTGGCCTCCCAGTGGGGCTTGCCGCAATGAGGCACATCCTGCCCTTACAGATCCGTCATTCTGCCTACTGAAAATGGGCCGAAAAAGGGATGGGATTGGCTTGGCCCATCCGGTAGCATGAACCGAAAACTCCGATCCAGAGGTCCTCATGCATACCGATTCTGTCTTCTACAACACCCTTGAACTTGTCCGTGATGGCTACCATCTGCGCTGTCTGCTGGAAGGACAGGGCACGCCCACCTTTGTGATTGGCAGTCACATCTACTACCCCAGAACCTTTTCCAGCCACCTGCGCGAGCATTTGCATCTGGCTTTTGTGGACCATCGGGGTTACGCAGAGACCCATGACCAGCATCCACCTGAGCATCTGGAACTTTCCAGAGTTCTGGAAGACATGGAAGCGTTCAGGCAGGCCCTGGGCTGGAAAGACATGGTGCTGGTGGGACACTCTGGTCATGCCTACATGGCCCTGGAATACGCCAAAAAACACCCGGAACGCGTGAGCCATCTGGTGCTCATTGCAGCAGGTCCCAGCCAGAGCCCTGAATTTGAGCCCATCAAGGAACGGTACTTTCAGGAACACGCTTCTGAAGAACGCAAAATGCTGCAGCAAAAGGCTTTCGAAGGCATTGAGGAGGCCATTGCTGCCCATCCAGAACGCCGTTTTGTCACCTACTGTCTGGCCATGGGGCCGAGAAGCTGGATGGACCCCCATTACGACGCTGCATGGTTGTGGCAGGACCTCCCTGTGAACATGGATGTCATGGATCTCCTGTGGGGAGCTACCTTCCGGGACATCCAGACCACCAGGGGTCTGGATCGGTTTCAGAAGCCCACCCTGATCGTGATGGGCAAAGAAGATTATCTGGTGGCCCCTTATTTCACCTGGGAACCTGTGCTTCCCGAATTTGCGGATGTGACCCTGAAGGTGATGGACCACAGCGGCCACACCCCGCAACTGGAAGAACCCGAACACTTTGATGCTGTGCTGCTGGCCTGGCTGAACACCAGAAAATGAAGCGTTACTGTCCTTTCAGGGCTTCTTGCACAGCGAAGTAGGCAGGTTTGGGGTTGTAAAACCCGTCATACATGAGGGGACTGTCTCCGGGCAACCAGGTGTGGTTGTCCGCGACCCCCCAGGTCATGAACGCCGTGCAATTGCTGGCCTGAACACACACTTTGACCACGTCCCCATACAGTTTTCCCACTGCGGCATGACGCTCGGCAGGGGTGCCAGGGTACCCTGCGGAACGCACATCAAACTCGGTGATGTGCACCTCCAGTCCCAGATCCGCGAGGCGTTTCATGTTTGCAGCCACCTCTTCCATGCTCGGGGGATTCAGAACACTCAGGTGCATCTGCATGCCCACACCATCGATCGGGACCCCCTGTTCTTTGAGTTTCTTGACCAGTGCGTACACATCGTTGGATTTCTGGTTCATGCCTTCACTGGAGTAGTCGTTGTAAAAGAGTTTGGCTTCCGGGTCTGCTTCACGGGCATACCGGAAGGCCCGGGCGATGTAGTCGTCTCCCAGGGTCTTCTGCCAGAGCGTGTCTCGCATGCCCCCGGAATCTGAGATGGCCTCATTGACCACATCCCAGGCGAAGACTTTGCCCTGGTAATGGGCAGCCACCGTCTGAATGTGGTTTTTCATGATGGCTTCCAGTTCATCTTTGTTCCAGGTTCCACTGGTGATCCACTTTGGAACCTGCTGATGCCAGAGCAGGGTGTGTCCCCGCAGTTTCATGTTGTGCTTGCTGGCGTAGGTGGCCAGCAGGTCTCCTAGGGCAAAATTGAACTCGTTCTGCTGGGGCTCGGTGGCATCCATTTTCATGGCATTCTCTGCAACCAGCACATTGAAATCTTTTTCCAGGATGTCTGTGTAATCCGGGTCATCAAGCAGGTAGCGCAGGTCGATGGCCCCACCAATCAGGAGGTCGTGTTTCTGGGCAAGGTCCTTGAGGCCCTGGGCCTGGGCCATGCCCAGCAGCAGAGAAACCAGGAGAGCAGTGTGTTTCATGGCATTTCCTTTCAGAAACCAGATGCCGAGGTACATCCTGAAGCATCAGGCAAGTGCAGCCTCCAGGGAAAACGTCTGGGGCAGGAGAATTTTCAGCGATTTGAACCCAGTATGGTTGGGTCAGAAGGGGAAATCAAGCTGCAGGTCAGCCTTGCTTGTTCTGAAAAAAAGTGTCATGAAAATCGACGGTTCTCACAGTCTTTTGCCAAAAGGCACCCTGATCTGAAAACAATTTCAATACCCGGTACAAAAATCCAATGGGCATGCCCCTGGAACCTGTTGGCAGCAAGGTCTGAGAATGCCATGAGCTCCCTGTCAGAAAGCGGTAACACCCTGGCTCTTATGCTGAAGCCAATCTGAAACCCGCCGTGTTGTGGCGACCCCGAGGTGTGCCGTGCTGAAAATTCAACAAGACCGCCTGCAATTCATCAAATGGTCTGGTCTGTTCCTGATTGGCAGCCTGGGGCTTCTGTTTCCACAGGGCACAGAAAACCACTGGTGGATGCTTCCCCTGCTGGGCGTGCTGGTGGCCTTCCTGTGGACGCGCACCAGCGCCCACTGGACTGCGGCAAAAGTGGGGGTGCTCCTGTGGAGCATGGGCAAGGTGGCATTCGCACTGGATGCTGAACCCCCCGGACATGTCCTGATCCTGCTGGGATACCTGCTGTGGGCATGGAATCTGGTGCAACTCAAGGACCGCACCCGCAGCGGGATGTCCCTCACCCTGTTTTTGCCTCTGATGGCTGGCGTGCTGGCCGCCATTCTGCTGAAGCCCACTTCACTGCAGGCCGTCTATCCCTTGCTGGACCTGTTTCTGCTGGTGCTGGCCCTTCCTTCCCTGCAGGCGTTCATGGAAGGAAGAACCTCCCTGGGCCGCTCCATCTGGATCACAGGTCTGTATGCCCTGCTGGCCACCGACCTCAGCGAGGCCTTCACCAACACCCCCAACCACTTTCTGGTGTATGCCCTGATCTATACGGCCTTCGCTTACGGCATCCGTCTGGAGGAAGCCAGACAGTCTGAGAGCCTGACCCCCATCACCGCATCTGCGTTTGTGTTGCTTTGCACGGCACAACTGGTCTCACATTCCCTGCTGCCCCATGAGGTGGGCCTGCTGCACTTCTATCTGGCTTTTATGGGAATTTTTGGGCTGCTGCTTGCCCTCAGGAACCACCAGAAGCTGACCCAGAAGCAGTTCCAGACCTTCAACACGGCCCTGCTCACCATGCTGGACACCCGCGAATCCTCCTACCGTGAGCTGCGCATGGATGAACTGGCTGTGAACCTTTTTGAAAACCTGCGGCACATCCTCCCAGAGTTGAAAGGGCTTCAGCTGGAGGGCACAGACACCGTGCTGATGGGAAACCCCACCCCTCTGCTCCGTGAGGAGAAGGTGTACATGGAAGGCCGGCCCAGCACCCACGTCACCTTCTACTTCAGCGAGATGCCTGCCCAGAAACACGCCCTGGAAGCCACCATCAATGCCGCCAAATACGTGATCCAGTATGCAGCCAGACAGCATGCCATGCAGGCCCAGCTCTTCGTGGACCCCCTCACGGGCGTGTCCAACCAGCGGGCACTTCCTGGCATCACCCAGCGCTTTGAAGGTCTTTCCAGCAGACAGGGCTCTCCTGTGACCCTTTGCCTGCTGGACCTCGACCATTTCAAAAAAATCAACGATCAGCATGGTCATGAAGTGGGAGACAAAGCCCTCAAACTCACCGCCACCCTGATCCGCAAACAGCTCAGGGGTGAAGATGACATGGTGCGCTGGGGCAGCGATGAATTCATGATCTTTCTGTACAACTGCACCCCGGAACAGGCGGCAGGAACCCTGACCCGCATCCGGCAGAAGTTGAAGCTTTTCAGCCAGGACCGCCTGGGCTTCACGGTCAGTTTCTCGGTGGGCATCGCAGGAGGGGTGGTGTCTCTGCCCGGAGACCTGGGCAAGTGGATGCTGAGTGCAGATTTGCACCTGCTGGACGCAAAGGTGCGGGGCAGAAACCAGACGATTTCTGGCGGGTGACCCCGCCAGAAATGCTTGAGAACATCATCAGCCAGATTTCGTGTTTCAGTTGTGAGGGTTGTGAGGCTTGTGCTGATCCGTGCGCAGATGCTCTTGACTGAGGTGTTGCACCATTGGGCGCTCATGGATCTCGGGAGGATTGGTGATTCGGTGAAGCAGGTAGATGCCGACCAGAACGATCAGCATGATC of the Deinococcus cellulosilyticus NBRC 106333 = KACC 11606 genome contains:
- a CDS encoding sensor histidine kinase, encoding MNQPHGKAHHKNPSRPVLFRVLRRSHMVGLGAVLGLVFLLMALPPLISLFQYRDLNDHLHEVSRDARKLVSVLGALPMNQQINMLEGLNSGQVQLLAAERSGPGAISFGPFDLEVFTLDDQVTLIQAGEVVWSQAFEKGPIPETWRSLLPLTTEHFVTEQPASLARHLKEWSTRDLNAATWMVPLNSRQVLAVTVLQLKEEALWGPLLLLSVSMLLAWTLWVLLPALAGSVLVSSWLAGRDSKRLNTELKRISSRFQQTPDFHSSGAVAQEGVQELGHLELELNQIGQQFHETLKGLQQQMGQQQDFMHSISHDLRTPLSHILAFSEDLQYRLQESPLQRKAHIIHREALALNHMVSDVFDVLRFDQPEFRLQFRPVLLSDLLEHQVERFQPMAQSRNVHLRCVPVPHPVQVMADPERLGQVLGNLLSNALRHTPPGGTIELDLDFTPEDLQIQVRDTGTGIAPEHLPHLFQRFYRAEGPSAERHSGLGLTICRQLVEKMDGHISVRSVLGVGSTFTVHFPIKENTG
- a CDS encoding cold-shock protein: MPVGRVKWFNAEKGFGFIEHPGHPDVFAHYSAIKSQGFRKLNEGDEVEFEVEEGQRGKGPQAKNIVVTKAAPEGGNNSRPQRQSRW
- a CDS encoding alpha/beta fold hydrolase, whose product is MHTDSVFYNTLELVRDGYHLRCLLEGQGTPTFVIGSHIYYPRTFSSHLREHLHLAFVDHRGYAETHDQHPPEHLELSRVLEDMEAFRQALGWKDMVLVGHSGHAYMALEYAKKHPERVSHLVLIAAGPSQSPEFEPIKERYFQEHASEERKMLQQKAFEGIEEAIAAHPERRFVTYCLAMGPRSWMDPHYDAAWLWQDLPVNMDVMDLLWGATFRDIQTTRGLDRFQKPTLIVMGKEDYLVAPYFTWEPVLPEFADVTLKVMDHSGHTPQLEEPEHFDAVLLAWLNTRK
- a CDS encoding endo-1,4-beta-xylanase — its product is MKHTALLVSLLLGMAQAQGLKDLAQKHDLLIGGAIDLRYLLDDPDYTDILEKDFNVLVAENAMKMDATEPQQNEFNFALGDLLATYASKHNMKLRGHTLLWHQQVPKWITSGTWNKDELEAIMKNHIQTVAAHYQGKVFAWDVVNEAISDSGGMRDTLWQKTLGDDYIARAFRYAREADPEAKLFYNDYSSEGMNQKSNDVYALVKKLKEQGVPIDGVGMQMHLSVLNPPSMEEVAANMKRLADLGLEVHITEFDVRSAGYPGTPAERHAAVGKLYGDVVKVCVQASNCTAFMTWGVADNHTWLPGDSPLMYDGFYNPKPAYFAVQEALKGQ
- a CDS encoding GGDEF domain-containing protein; the encoded protein is MLKIQQDRLQFIKWSGLFLIGSLGLLFPQGTENHWWMLPLLGVLVAFLWTRTSAHWTAAKVGVLLWSMGKVAFALDAEPPGHVLILLGYLLWAWNLVQLKDRTRSGMSLTLFLPLMAGVLAAILLKPTSLQAVYPLLDLFLLVLALPSLQAFMEGRTSLGRSIWITGLYALLATDLSEAFTNTPNHFLVYALIYTAFAYGIRLEEARQSESLTPITASAFVLLCTAQLVSHSLLPHEVGLLHFYLAFMGIFGLLLALRNHQKLTQKQFQTFNTALLTMLDTRESSYRELRMDELAVNLFENLRHILPELKGLQLEGTDTVLMGNPTPLLREEKVYMEGRPSTHVTFYFSEMPAQKHALEATINAAKYVIQYAARQHAMQAQLFVDPLTGVSNQRALPGITQRFEGLSSRQGSPVTLCLLDLDHFKKINDQHGHEVGDKALKLTATLIRKQLRGEDDMVRWGSDEFMIFLYNCTPEQAAGTLTRIRQKLKLFSQDRLGFTVSFSVGIAGGVVSLPGDLGKWMLSADLHLLDAKVRGRNQTISGG